Proteins from one Nicotiana tabacum cultivar K326 chromosome 23, ASM71507v2, whole genome shotgun sequence genomic window:
- the LOC107798995 gene encoding cytochrome b-c1 complex subunit Rieske-5, mitochondrial — protein sequence MLRIAGRKLSSSAAARSSSAFFTRNPFTFTDDSSSPTRSPSPTSLASQFLDQFRGFSSNSVSPAHQTGLVSDLPATVAAIKNPSSKIVYDDSNHERYPPGDPSKRAFAYFVLTGGRFVYASLVRLLILKFVLSMSASKDVLALASLEVDLSSIEPGTTVTVKWRGKPVFIRRRTDEDINLANSVDLGSLRDPQQDAERVKNPEWLVVIGVCTHLGCIPLPNAGDFGGWFCPCHGSHYDISGRIRKGPAPYNLEVPTYSFMEENKLLIG from the exons ATGCTACGAATAGCAGGTAGAAAGCTCTCTTCCTCCGCTGCCGCTCGATCTTCATCCGCTTTCTTCACCAGAAATCCTTTCACCTTTACCGATGATTCATCATCTCCGACCAGATCCCCTTCTCCTACTTCCCTCGCTTCTCAATTTCTCGATCAATTCAGAG GTTTCTCATCTAATTCAGTTTCCCCCGCACATCAGACGGGTTTAGTCTCAGATCTGCCAGCGACAGTGGCTGCTATTAAGAATCCCAGTTCGAAAATTGTATATGATGATAGCAACCATGAGCGTTATCCACCTGGTGACCCGAGCAAACGTGCATTTGCTTACTTTGTCTTGACAGGAGGCAGGTTTGTTTATGCCTCATTGGTTCGCCTCCTGATTCTTAAGTTTGTTCTGAGCATGTCTGCCAGTAAAGATGTCCTTGCACTTGCGTCTCTTGAGGTGGATCTTTCCAGCATTGAACCTGGGACGACTGTCACTGTCAAGTGGCGTGGGAAGCCTGTTTTCATCAGACGCCGCACTGACGAAGACATCAATTTGGCGAACAGTGTTGATCTTGGCTCCCTTCGCGACCCGCAACAAGATGCTGAGAGGGTAAAAAATCCAGAATGGCTTGTGGTTATCGGGGTATGCACTCATCTAGGGTGCATACCTTTACCAAATGCTGGTGattttggtggttggttttgccCATGCCATGGTTCCCACTATGACATCTCTGGTAGGATTCGCAAAGGACCTGCGCCATATAATCTGGAGGTGCCTACCTACAGTTTCATGGAGGAGAACAAGTTACTTATTGGTTGA